The following are from one region of the Chloracidobacterium sp. genome:
- a CDS encoding glycosyltransferase family 4 protein — protein MRIGVDASCWGNRRGFGRFTRELFFALLELDKSNDYVFFVDSEMSDAYDIPSGVEKIVAKTQQAQIEAASAGGRRSLQDIWSMTREVLRHRVDVFFFPAVYSYFPILNRTKIVLTIHDVIADHHPELVFPDRRSKYFWKLKQNLAIKQANVIATVSEHSKNEIADYFRINESKIRVIPEAASSVFQKIPQDRMFFSTLSKHGLTPEQRFLLYVGGISPHKNLGTLIDAFKLILDRDSNHDIKLVLVGDYTDDPFYSAYPTLKKQIDDLELQGSVLFTGFITDEDLVCLYNSATLLVFPSLEEGFGLPAIEAMACGTPIAASTYGSLPEIVAGAGRFFDPTSAAGMADVIGDVLSNESVRAEMIRSGMERSKEYCWKKAADETLGIFNSLGPR, from the coding sequence ATGAGAATCGGAGTAGACGCATCTTGCTGGGGAAATCGAAGAGGTTTTGGCCGTTTCACCCGTGAACTCTTCTTCGCGCTGCTCGAACTCGATAAGTCGAATGATTACGTATTTTTTGTTGATAGCGAAATGTCTGATGCGTATGACATACCATCGGGCGTTGAAAAGATCGTAGCAAAAACGCAACAGGCTCAGATCGAAGCGGCCTCTGCGGGCGGTCGGAGATCGTTACAGGATATTTGGTCGATGACCCGCGAGGTGCTCAGACACCGCGTAGATGTTTTCTTTTTTCCGGCCGTTTACTCCTATTTCCCGATTCTCAACAGGACAAAGATCGTCCTTACGATTCACGATGTAATTGCTGATCATCATCCGGAACTTGTCTTCCCTGACCGCAGATCAAAGTACTTTTGGAAATTGAAACAGAATCTCGCGATAAAACAGGCAAATGTCATCGCAACAGTTTCAGAACATTCTAAAAATGAAATCGCGGATTACTTTAGGATCAACGAATCAAAGATCCGAGTTATCCCGGAGGCGGCAAGTTCAGTATTCCAAAAAATACCGCAGGATCGAATGTTCTTTTCTACCCTTTCGAAACATGGCCTGACTCCCGAACAACGGTTCTTGCTGTACGTTGGAGGCATTAGCCCTCATAAAAACTTAGGCACCCTGATCGATGCGTTCAAACTAATACTCGACCGGGATTCGAACCACGATATAAAGCTCGTTTTGGTTGGCGACTACACTGACGATCCATTCTATTCTGCCTATCCGACCCTAAAGAAGCAGATCGACGATCTCGAACTGCAGGGCAGTGTTTTGTTTACCGGATTCATAACAGATGAGGATCTCGTCTGCCTTTACAATTCTGCGACCCTGCTTGTTTTTCCATCTTTGGAGGAAGGATTCGGCCTGCCAGCGATAGAGGCAATGGCATGCGGAACTCCAATAGCTGCTAGCACATATGGCTCTTTGCCTGAAATTGTCGCAGGTGCCGGTCGGTTCTTTGATCCGACCAGTGCTGCTGGAATGGCAGATGTTATTGGCGACGTTCTTTCGAATGAATCCGTCCGGGCAGAAATGATACGTTCCGGGATGGAACGGTCAAAGGAGTATTGTTGGAAAAAGGCCGCCGATGAGACATTAGGGATTTTCAACTCGCTCGGCCCCCGATGA
- a CDS encoding glycosyltransferase family 4 protein, which yields MHVYRLSNELARRGHTVDVFYCEDSFLFMNGTPPTSTFPNHRRITLYPLKSSVGFLSPLTTHQTGVPFFKGKLKEALEGNNYDVIHYNNMSLIGIKALSYGSAIKLYTMHEHWLVCPMHVLWKNNREVCTKPSCLSCQLRGKRPPQLWRSTGLMAKMLEHIDCFLSPSRFTLQKHLDMGLDVPIEHHPYFLPRDKDRADIPTSKNGTKPYFLFVGRLEYIKGVQNLIEVFRSRPEFNLKIAGDGAYRPDLELSAKGCPNIEFLGRLTQDQLADNYKSAVAVIVPSICYETFGIIIIEAFSYQTPVIVNDLGALPEVVEDSNGGFIYRTEEELLDAMNKLVADPNLRAEMGNNGYRAYLKEWNEEPHLNRYFRLIDSIKNRNITGSDQ from the coding sequence ATGCACGTTTACCGACTGTCAAATGAACTCGCACGCCGGGGACACACGGTAGATGTATTTTATTGTGAAGACTCATTTTTGTTCATGAACGGCACCCCGCCGACATCCACATTTCCGAACCATAGGCGGATAACTCTCTATCCACTGAAGAGCAGCGTGGGGTTTTTGTCTCCGCTTACCACTCACCAAACAGGAGTGCCGTTTTTCAAGGGCAAGCTCAAAGAAGCGCTTGAAGGTAACAACTATGACGTGATCCATTACAACAATATGTCGCTGATAGGTATAAAGGCATTGAGCTACGGTTCAGCGATCAAGTTGTACACCATGCACGAACATTGGCTTGTATGTCCGATGCATGTCCTTTGGAAGAATAACCGCGAAGTATGCACCAAACCCAGTTGTCTGAGCTGCCAGCTTCGGGGCAAACGTCCGCCTCAGCTTTGGCGAAGTACGGGTCTGATGGCGAAAATGCTCGAGCATATAGACTGTTTCCTTTCGCCAAGCCGATTTACACTTCAAAAACATCTGGACATGGGTTTGGACGTACCGATTGAGCATCATCCGTACTTTTTGCCGAGAGACAAGGACCGAGCCGATATTCCGACATCGAAAAACGGAACAAAGCCATATTTTCTTTTTGTAGGGCGTCTAGAATATATTAAAGGCGTTCAGAATTTGATCGAGGTTTTTCGTAGTCGGCCTGAATTTAACCTGAAGATTGCCGGTGATGGAGCGTACAGGCCCGATCTTGAACTTAGCGCAAAAGGTTGTCCCAACATAGAATTCCTTGGCCGGCTCACTCAAGATCAACTAGCTGACAATTACAAATCGGCTGTCGCGGTAATCGTGCCCTCAATTTGCTACGAAACCTTTGGAATCATTATTATCGAAGCGTTCTCATATCAAACGCCAGTGATCGTAAACGACCTTGGAGCCTTGCCCGAGGTTGTCGAGGACAGCAACGGTGGTTTCATATATCGTACTGAGGAAGAACTTCTCGATGCAATGAACAAACTGGTTGCGGATCCGAATCTCCGCGCGGAAATGGGAAACAATGGGTATCGCGCGTATTT